The following coding sequences lie in one Mycobacterium gordonae genomic window:
- a CDS encoding RNA degradosome polyphosphate kinase, producing MIGNDRRVTEIEATPEAEARPDDHAWHPGDSAPAAPPAATPAAITDTLPEERYLNRELSWLDFNARVLALADDNSMPLLERAKFLAIFASNLDEFYMVRVAGLKRRDEMGLSVRSADGLTPREQLRRIGEQTQQISLRHSRVFLDSVLPALEAEGIYIVTWADLDEAEREHLSTYFHEQVFPVLTPLAVDPAHPFPFVSGLSLNLAITVRQPEDGTQHFARVKVPDNVDRFVELEPKGDGDEVIVRFLPMEELIAAFLPVLFPGMEIVEQHAFRITRNADFEVEEDRDEDLLQALERELARRRFGSPVRLEASDDMTESMLELLLRELDVHPGDVIEVPGLLDLSSLWQIYGIDRPALKDRAFVPATHPAFADRETAKSIFATLREGDLLVHHPYDSFSTSVQRFVEQAAADPNVLAIKQTLYRTSGDSPIVRALIDAAEAGKQVVAMVEIKARFDEQANIRWARTLEQAGVHVVYGFVGLKTHCKTCLVVRREGPHIRRYCHVGTGNYNGKTARLYEDVGLLTADPNIGADLTDLFNTLTGYSRKLTYRNLLVAPHGIRTGIIERVDREVEAHRRGSDARIRLKMNALVDEQVIDALYRASQAGVRVEVVVRGICALRPGTEGISENITVRSILGRFLEHSRILHFNAIDEFWIGSADMMHRNLDRRVEVMAQVKDPRLTGQLDDLFESALDPATRCWELGSDGQWTASPKEGESVRDHQVSLMERHRSP from the coding sequence GTGATAGGCAATGATCGCAGGGTGACCGAAATCGAAGCCACCCCAGAGGCAGAGGCACGCCCCGACGACCACGCTTGGCACCCTGGCGACTCGGCCCCAGCGGCACCTCCGGCAGCCACACCGGCGGCGATCACCGACACGCTGCCCGAGGAGCGCTACCTCAACCGGGAACTGAGCTGGCTGGATTTCAATGCCCGCGTGCTCGCACTGGCCGACGACAACTCGATGCCGCTGCTCGAGCGCGCGAAGTTCCTGGCGATCTTCGCTTCGAACCTCGACGAGTTCTACATGGTTCGAGTCGCCGGCCTCAAACGGCGCGACGAGATGGGCCTGTCGGTCCGCTCCGCGGACGGATTGACGCCGCGCGAACAACTTCGCCGCATCGGCGAGCAAACTCAGCAGATCTCCCTCCGGCACTCGCGCGTTTTCCTCGATTCGGTGCTACCCGCACTCGAGGCGGAAGGCATCTACATCGTCACGTGGGCAGACCTGGACGAGGCCGAACGGGAACACTTGTCGACGTATTTCCACGAACAGGTCTTCCCCGTTCTCACGCCGCTGGCGGTCGACCCCGCCCACCCCTTCCCCTTTGTGAGCGGGCTGAGCCTGAACCTGGCCATCACGGTCAGACAACCCGAGGACGGCACCCAGCATTTCGCCCGGGTGAAGGTGCCCGACAACGTGGACCGGTTCGTCGAACTCGAACCCAAGGGCGATGGCGACGAGGTGATCGTCCGGTTCCTGCCGATGGAGGAGTTGATCGCGGCCTTCCTGCCGGTGCTCTTTCCCGGCATGGAAATCGTGGAGCAGCATGCGTTTCGGATCACCCGCAACGCCGACTTCGAGGTGGAAGAGGACCGCGACGAAGACCTGCTGCAGGCGCTGGAGCGGGAATTGGCGCGGCGACGGTTCGGTTCGCCCGTGCGGCTGGAGGCGTCCGACGATATGACCGAGAGCATGCTGGAACTGTTGCTGCGCGAGCTTGACGTGCATCCCGGCGATGTCATCGAAGTGCCTGGGCTGCTGGATCTGTCGTCGCTGTGGCAGATCTACGGCATCGACCGGCCGGCGCTGAAGGACCGGGCCTTCGTGCCGGCCACCCACCCGGCATTCGCCGATCGGGAAACAGCCAAGAGCATCTTCGCCACCTTGCGCGAGGGCGACCTGCTGGTGCACCACCCGTACGACTCGTTCTCGACGAGCGTGCAGCGCTTCGTCGAACAGGCCGCGGCCGACCCGAACGTGCTCGCGATCAAGCAGACGTTGTACCGCACCTCCGGGGATTCCCCGATCGTGCGGGCCTTGATCGACGCCGCCGAAGCCGGGAAACAAGTGGTGGCAATGGTCGAGATCAAGGCGCGATTCGATGAGCAGGCCAACATCCGGTGGGCGCGAACCCTAGAGCAGGCCGGCGTGCACGTCGTGTACGGGTTCGTCGGGCTCAAGACGCACTGCAAGACCTGCCTGGTAGTGCGTCGCGAAGGCCCCCACATCCGGCGGTACTGCCATGTCGGAACCGGCAACTACAACGGCAAGACGGCACGACTGTACGAAGACGTGGGGCTGCTCACCGCCGATCCCAACATCGGCGCCGACCTGACCGACCTGTTCAACACGCTGACCGGCTACTCGCGAAAGCTGACCTACCGCAACCTGTTAGTGGCCCCGCACGGCATCCGCACCGGCATCATCGAGCGTGTCGACCGCGAGGTCGAAGCCCACCGTCGCGGCAGTGACGCGCGGATCCGGCTCAAGATGAACGCTCTGGTGGACGAGCAGGTGATCGACGCGCTCTACCGCGCGTCGCAGGCCGGCGTGCGGGTGGAGGTGGTGGTGCGCGGCATCTGCGCGTTGCGCCCCGGCACCGAAGGCATCTCCGAGAACATCACCGTCCGCTCGATTCTCGGTCGCTTCCTGGAACATTCGCGGATCCTGCACTTCAATGCCATCGACGAATTCTGGATCGGCAGCGCCGACATGATGCACCGCAATCTGGACCGGCGGGTCGAAGTCATGGCTCAGGTGAAGGATCCCCGCCTGACCGGACAACTGGACGATCTTTTCGAGTCCGCGTTGGACCCCGCCACCCGATGCTGGGAGCTGGGTTCCGACGGCCAGTGGACGGCGTCGCCGAAGGAAGGCGAGAGCGTGCGCGACCACCAGGTGTCGCTCATGGAGCGACACCGCAGCCCGTAG
- a CDS encoding HU family DNA-binding protein has translation MNKAELIDVLTQKLGSDRRQATAAVENVVDTIVRAVHKGDSVTITGFGVFEQRRRAARVARNPRTGETVKVKPTSVPAFRPGAQFKAVVAGAQKLPAEGPAVKRGVVASAAKKTAAKKAPAKKAATKAPAKKAATKAPAKKAVTKAPAKKAVTKAPAKKAVTKAPAKKAVTKAPAKKAVTKAPAKKAVTKAPAKKAATKAPAKKAPAKKAASTRRGRK, from the coding sequence ATGAATAAAGCAGAGCTCATAGATGTGCTCACACAGAAATTGGGCTCAGACCGTCGGCAGGCGACCGCCGCTGTCGAGAATGTCGTCGACACGATTGTGCGCGCCGTCCACAAGGGCGACAGCGTCACCATCACCGGTTTCGGTGTCTTCGAACAGCGTCGCCGCGCGGCTCGCGTAGCCCGCAACCCGCGCACCGGTGAGACGGTGAAGGTTAAGCCGACGTCTGTTCCGGCGTTCCGTCCCGGAGCTCAATTCAAAGCCGTTGTGGCTGGCGCACAAAAGCTCCCGGCCGAAGGCCCCGCAGTGAAGCGCGGCGTGGTTGCCAGCGCGGCCAAGAAGACGGCGGCCAAGAAGGCTCCGGCCAAGAAGGCTGCCACCAAGGCTCCGGCCAAGAAGGCTGCCACCAAGGCTCCGGCCAAGAAGGCTGTGACTAAGGCTCCGGCCAAGAAGGCTGTGACTAAGGCTCCGGCCAAGAAGGCTGTGACTAAGGCTCCGGCCAAGAAGGCTGTGACTAAGGCTCCGGCCAAGAAGGCTGTGACTAAGGCTCCGGCCAAGAAGGCTGTGACTAAGGCTCCGGCCAAGAAGGCGGCGACCAAGGCTCCGGCCAAGAAGGCTCCGGCCAAGAAGGCTGCGAGCACACGGCGCGGCCGCAAGTAG
- a CDS encoding NAD(P)H-dependent glycerol-3-phosphate dehydrogenase has translation MAGTGTVAVMGAGAWGTVLAKVLADAGGEVTLWARRADVANKINATRCNPDYLPGTLLPAGIRATNDAEEALSGATTVLLGVPAQTMRANLEQWNGMWADGATLVSLAKGIELGTLMRMSQVIVSVTGVDSSQVAVISGPNLASEIAQNQPAATVVACSDSGRAVALQRFLNSGYFRPYTNSDVVGTEIGGACKNVIALACGMAVGVGLGENTAAAIITRGLAEIMRLGLALGAKGATLAGLAGVGDLVATCTSPYSRNRSLGERLGRGDTMHTALHGKDGHVVEGVTSCESVLALASSYDVEMPLTDAVHRVCHRGLSVNEAIALLLGRSTKPE, from the coding sequence ATGGCCGGCACGGGAACCGTCGCGGTAATGGGCGCGGGCGCATGGGGCACCGTGCTGGCCAAGGTGCTTGCCGATGCCGGGGGCGAGGTCACACTGTGGGCGCGCCGCGCCGACGTCGCTAACAAGATCAATGCGACCCGGTGCAACCCCGATTACCTTCCTGGCACGCTGCTTCCCGCCGGTATCCGCGCCACCAATGATGCCGAGGAGGCGCTGTCGGGCGCCACGACGGTGCTACTCGGGGTGCCCGCTCAGACGATGCGGGCCAATCTCGAGCAGTGGAACGGCATGTGGGCCGACGGCGCGACACTGGTCAGCCTGGCCAAGGGCATCGAGCTCGGCACGCTGATGCGGATGAGCCAGGTGATCGTGTCGGTCACCGGTGTCGACAGTTCCCAGGTCGCGGTGATCTCCGGGCCGAACCTGGCCAGCGAGATCGCGCAGAACCAGCCCGCCGCCACCGTCGTCGCGTGCAGCGACTCGGGACGCGCCGTGGCGCTGCAACGATTCCTCAACAGCGGCTACTTCCGTCCGTACACCAACTCCGACGTGGTGGGCACCGAGATCGGCGGCGCGTGCAAGAACGTCATCGCCCTGGCCTGCGGGATGGCGGTCGGAGTCGGCCTAGGCGAGAACACCGCGGCAGCCATCATCACCCGGGGTCTGGCCGAGATCATGCGGCTGGGGCTGGCACTGGGCGCCAAGGGGGCGACGCTGGCGGGCCTGGCCGGGGTGGGCGACCTGGTGGCCACCTGCACCTCTCCCTATTCGCGCAACCGCTCGCTGGGTGAGCGCCTCGGTCGTGGTGACACCATGCACACGGCGCTGCACGGCAAGGACGGCCACGTCGTCGAGGGCGTCACCTCCTGCGAATCGGTGCTGGCCCTGGCATCGAGTTACGACGTCGAAATGCCGCTGACGGACGCCGTGCACCGGGTCTGTCATAGAGGCCTGTCGGTCAACGAGGCGATAGCTCTGCTTTTGGGCCGCAGCACCAAGCCCGAATAG
- a CDS encoding thiamine-phosphate kinase — protein sequence MLDDASGQSPTLQQVGEFVVIERLVRDRRQPATVTVGPGDDGAVVSGSDERTVISVDMLVQDRHFRLDWSTPYDVGRKAIAQNAADIEAMGARPTAFVVGFGAPGTTPAAQAYALVDGMWDEAQRVGAGIAGGDLVSCPQWVISVTVLGDLEGRAPVRRSGARAGSVVAVAGELGRSAAGYTLWRFGVDDFHSLRHRHLVPLPPYGEGAMAAAGGAMAMIDVSDGLVADVRHLAEASGVGIDLSTEALAVDHDAVSRAAAAVSADPWAWVLGGGEDHALVACFGDEVPAGWRVIGRVIEGPARVLVDGTEWEGYAGWQSFDA from the coding sequence GTGCTCGACGACGCATCGGGGCAGTCCCCGACGTTGCAGCAGGTCGGTGAGTTCGTGGTGATCGAGCGGCTGGTGCGGGATCGTCGACAGCCCGCTACCGTCACTGTCGGTCCCGGCGACGACGGGGCGGTGGTGTCGGGCAGCGACGAACGCACCGTGATCTCGGTCGACATGCTGGTGCAGGATCGGCACTTTCGGCTGGACTGGTCGACCCCCTACGACGTCGGGCGCAAGGCGATCGCCCAGAACGCCGCCGACATCGAAGCGATGGGTGCGCGGCCGACCGCCTTCGTGGTGGGCTTCGGGGCGCCCGGCACAACTCCCGCAGCCCAGGCTTATGCGCTGGTCGACGGGATGTGGGACGAGGCGCAACGGGTCGGCGCCGGTATCGCCGGCGGAGACCTGGTCAGCTGCCCGCAGTGGGTGATCTCGGTGACCGTGCTCGGTGATCTCGAGGGCCGGGCACCGGTGCGGCGGTCCGGCGCGCGGGCCGGATCGGTGGTCGCCGTCGCCGGTGAATTGGGCCGTTCGGCTGCTGGATATACATTGTGGCGCTTCGGAGTTGACGATTTTCACAGCCTGCGGCACCGGCACCTGGTGCCGTTGCCGCCGTACGGTGAGGGGGCGATGGCCGCGGCCGGCGGCGCGATGGCGATGATCGACGTCTCCGACGGCCTGGTGGCCGACGTCCGGCACCTTGCCGAGGCGTCCGGGGTGGGCATCGACCTGTCCACCGAGGCCCTGGCCGTCGACCACGACGCGGTGTCGCGGGCGGCGGCCGCTGTCAGTGCCGACCCCTGGGCGTGGGTGCTCGGCGGGGGCGAAGATCATGCCCTGGTGGCGTGTTTCGGCGATGAAGTGCCGGCCGGGTGGCGGGTGATCGGGCGAGTTATCGAGGGGCCGGCCCGGGTGCTCGTCGACGGCACGGAGTGGGAGGGGTACGCGGGCTGGCAGTCGTTCGATGCATAG
- a CDS encoding DUF1330 domain-containing protein yields MTVYAIAQLKFTDRAAYDRYQVKFMDVFCRYSGTVLAADESPVVVEGAWDREKVVLMSFPDEVAFREWAQSPDYQEISKDRHAGADTVVLLVQGLS; encoded by the coding sequence ATGACCGTCTACGCGATCGCCCAGCTCAAATTCACCGATCGGGCGGCCTATGACAGATACCAGGTGAAATTCATGGACGTCTTCTGTCGCTACTCCGGCACGGTGCTCGCCGCCGATGAGTCGCCGGTAGTGGTCGAGGGGGCTTGGGACCGCGAGAAGGTGGTGCTGATGTCGTTTCCGGACGAGGTGGCCTTTCGGGAGTGGGCGCAATCGCCGGATTACCAGGAGATTTCGAAGGACCGCCACGCTGGCGCCGACACCGTGGTGCTGCTGGTGCAGGGGCTGTCGTGA
- a CDS encoding D-alanine--D-alanine ligase family protein, which produces MTASNRVRVAVVFGGRSNEHAISCVSAGSILRNLDPQRFDVVAIGITPEGSWVLTDGDPAALAITNRQLPGVSDDSGTELALPASPRRAGQLISLTPGASEILGAVDVVFPVLHGPYGEDGTIQGLLELAGVPYVGAGVLASAAGMDKEFTKKLLAAEGLPVGAYVVLRPSQPTLQPEERERLGLPVFVKPARGGSSIGVSRVASWDELPTALAAARRHDPKVIVEAAIHGRELECGVLEMPDGAIEASTLGEIRVAGVRGREDSFYDFETKYLDDAAELDVPAKVDDDVAQALRQLAIRAFEAIACQGLARVDFFLTDHGPVINEINTMPGFTTISMYPRMWAASGVDYPTLLATMVDTALARGVGLR; this is translated from the coding sequence GTGACTGCCAGCAACCGTGTTCGCGTCGCCGTGGTTTTCGGCGGTCGTAGCAACGAGCACGCCATCTCGTGCGTGTCGGCGGGCAGCATTCTGCGCAACCTGGACCCGCAACGGTTCGACGTCGTCGCGATCGGCATCACGCCGGAAGGCTCCTGGGTGCTCACCGACGGCGACCCTGCCGCGCTGGCAATCACCAACCGTCAACTGCCGGGGGTGAGCGACGATTCGGGGACCGAACTTGCATTGCCGGCCAGCCCCCGGCGCGCCGGGCAGTTGATCTCCCTGACGCCCGGAGCTTCAGAGATTCTGGGTGCTGTCGACGTGGTGTTTCCGGTGTTGCACGGACCCTACGGTGAGGACGGCACGATCCAGGGGCTGCTCGAACTGGCCGGTGTCCCGTACGTGGGTGCCGGGGTGCTGGCCAGTGCCGCCGGCATGGACAAGGAGTTCACCAAGAAGCTGCTCGCCGCCGAGGGGCTCCCGGTCGGGGCTTACGTGGTGCTACGACCGTCGCAGCCGACGCTGCAGCCCGAGGAACGCGAGCGGTTGGGCCTGCCAGTGTTCGTCAAGCCCGCCCGCGGCGGCTCGTCGATCGGCGTCAGCCGGGTCGCGAGCTGGGACGAGCTGCCCACCGCGCTCGCAGCGGCCCGTCGGCATGACCCGAAGGTCATCGTCGAGGCGGCTATCCACGGTCGCGAGCTGGAATGCGGTGTTCTCGAAATGCCGGACGGGGCAATCGAAGCCAGCACGCTGGGGGAGATCCGGGTGGCCGGGGTACGCGGACGCGAAGACTCGTTTTACGACTTCGAGACCAAATATCTGGACGACGCGGCCGAACTGGACGTGCCTGCCAAGGTCGACGACGACGTCGCGCAGGCGTTGCGGCAGTTGGCGATTCGCGCGTTCGAAGCCATCGCCTGCCAAGGCCTGGCCCGGGTTGACTTCTTCCTCACCGACCACGGCCCCGTGATCAACGAGATCAACACGATGCCGGGGTTCACCACCATCTCGATGTACCCGCGGATGTGGGCGGCCAGCGGGGTGGACTACCCGACTCTGCTGGCCACCATGGTGGACACCGCACTGGCCCGGGGAGTGGGCTTGCGATAG
- the cofC gene encoding 2-phospho-L-lactate guanylyltransferase: MGGAHGDVGLIIAVKRLAAAKTRLAPVFSAPTREQVVLAMLMDTMTAAARVRSLRSITVITPDEVAAAAAIELGAQVLADPTPPDDPDPLNSAITSAAHAIDIPNIVVLQGDLPALQAPELAEAISAARLYPRSFVADRLGTGTAALCAFGTELAPRFGPDSAAQHRRSGAIELTGAWPGLRCDVDTPADLTAARRLGVGPTTARAIAYRSAR; this comes from the coding sequence ATGGGCGGCGCACACGGGGATGTCGGGCTGATCATCGCCGTCAAGCGATTGGCCGCCGCCAAGACCAGACTGGCTCCGGTGTTCTCGGCGCCCACCCGCGAGCAGGTGGTGCTGGCCATGCTGATGGACACCATGACCGCGGCGGCCCGGGTGCGTTCGTTGCGTTCGATCACCGTCATCACCCCCGACGAAGTTGCGGCGGCCGCGGCCATCGAGCTCGGCGCGCAGGTGCTGGCGGACCCGACGCCGCCGGACGACCCCGACCCGCTCAACAGCGCCATCACGTCCGCAGCACATGCCATCGACATTCCCAATATCGTTGTGTTGCAAGGTGATCTCCCGGCCCTGCAGGCACCGGAACTCGCCGAAGCCATCTCGGCGGCCCGCCTCTACCCGCGCAGCTTCGTCGCGGACCGGCTGGGCACCGGCACCGCGGCGCTGTGCGCGTTCGGAACCGAGCTGGCCCCCCGGTTCGGGCCGGATTCGGCCGCGCAGCACCGTCGTTCGGGCGCTATCGAACTGACCGGCGCCTGGCCGGGATTGCGTTGTGATGTCGACACCCCGGCCGACCTGACGGCCGCCCGCCGACTCGGGGTGGGCCCCACGACCGCGCGCGCCATCGCGTATCGTTCGGCGCGGTGA
- a CDS encoding DUF3515 domain-containing protein codes for MTGDAEVGGPPRAAMIAALVLAVATIVAILAFAAIRHTSSQPVTLPAVPAPQAASPACRALLDALPRQLGDFQRAELAQPAPESTSAWRSGTATEPVVMRCGLQRPADFVVGSPIQVVDKVQWFQVSEQGSSEEGRSTWYTVDRPVYVALTLPANSGPVPIQTLSGVIDHTIAAVPIDPGSPR; via the coding sequence ATGACAGGCGACGCCGAGGTCGGCGGCCCGCCGCGCGCCGCCATGATCGCGGCCCTGGTGCTGGCTGTGGCCACGATTGTGGCAATCCTGGCGTTCGCGGCCATCCGGCACACGTCGAGCCAACCGGTGACACTTCCTGCGGTGCCGGCGCCGCAGGCCGCCAGTCCCGCCTGTCGGGCCCTGTTGGACGCACTCCCCAGGCAACTCGGCGATTTTCAGCGCGCCGAACTGGCGCAGCCGGCACCCGAATCCACCAGCGCTTGGCGGTCCGGCACCGCCACCGAGCCAGTGGTCATGCGCTGCGGCCTGCAGCGCCCCGCGGATTTCGTGGTGGGCTCGCCCATCCAGGTCGTCGACAAGGTGCAGTGGTTCCAGGTTTCCGAGCAAGGTTCGTCGGAGGAAGGTAGATCCACCTGGTACACCGTCGACCGTCCGGTTTATGTGGCGCTCACGCTACCCGCGAACTCGGGACCCGTTCCGATCCAAACTCTTTCGGGCGTCATTGACCACACGATCGCCGCGGTGCCAATCGACCCGGGTTCACCTCGCTGA
- the leuD gene encoding 3-isopropylmalate dehydratase small subunit, producing the protein MEAFDTHTGIGVPLRRSNVDTDQIIPAVYLKRVTRTGFEDGLFSSWRSDPSFVLNLSPFDRGSVLVAGPDFGTGSSREHAVWALMDYGFRVVISSRFADIFRGNAGKAGLLAAEVAQDDIELLWKLIEQSPGLEITVNLQDRNVTAGTAVLPFRIDDHTAFRLLHGLDDIALTLQKLEKIEAFEATRPAWKPRTLPTS; encoded by the coding sequence ATGGAAGCCTTTGACACCCACACAGGTATCGGCGTCCCACTGCGGCGGTCCAATGTCGACACCGATCAGATCATTCCCGCGGTCTACCTGAAGCGCGTCACCCGAACTGGTTTCGAGGACGGCTTGTTCTCGAGCTGGCGGTCAGATCCGTCATTCGTGCTCAACCTCAGCCCCTTTGACCGTGGCTCGGTCTTGGTTGCGGGACCGGATTTCGGCACGGGATCCTCGCGCGAGCACGCGGTCTGGGCGCTGATGGACTACGGATTCCGGGTGGTTATCTCATCCCGGTTCGCTGACATCTTTCGCGGCAACGCCGGCAAGGCGGGGCTGTTGGCGGCCGAAGTAGCCCAAGATGACATCGAGCTTCTGTGGAAGCTCATCGAGCAGAGCCCCGGGCTGGAAATCACTGTCAATCTACAAGATCGAAATGTCACGGCAGGAACAGCGGTGCTGCCGTTCAGGATTGACGATCACACCGCCTTCCGGTTGCTGCACGGACTAGACGATATAGCCCTTACGCTGCAGAAACTCGAAAAAATCGAGGCGTTCGAGGCGACCCGCCCGGCGTGGAAACCGCGAACTTTGCCGACCTCCTGA
- a CDS encoding 8-oxo-(d)GTP phosphatase MutT1, protein MSIQNSSDRRRPGDRVVYAAGAVLWRPGKGNPTKSLEVAVIHRPRYDDWSLPKGKVDPGETAPVAAVREVLEETGYHSHLGRCLTTITYPIDQGVKRVHYWAARSSGGQFAPGHEVDEMVWLPVADAMKKLDYAPDRKVLRRFVKQPPDTKTVLVVRHGTAGSKSRYRGDDTKRPLDKKGRAQAEALVGQLLAFGADRVYAADRVRCHQTVEPLAAELGVDIHNEPTLTEEAYAKNAKRGRQRVLQIAARAGTPVICTQGKVIPDLIAWWCERDGVRPDKSRNLKGSTWVLSLSAGRLIAADHIGGALAANVRV, encoded by the coding sequence GTGTCGATCCAGAACTCGTCGGACCGTCGACGCCCCGGGGACCGGGTCGTGTACGCGGCCGGCGCCGTGTTGTGGCGGCCGGGTAAGGGCAATCCAACCAAATCGCTCGAAGTCGCGGTGATCCACCGACCGCGGTACGACGACTGGTCGCTCCCCAAAGGCAAAGTCGACCCCGGCGAAACCGCGCCGGTTGCCGCCGTGCGCGAGGTGCTCGAAGAAACCGGCTACCACAGCCATCTCGGCAGGTGCCTGACCACCATCACCTACCCGATCGACCAGGGAGTCAAGCGGGTGCACTACTGGGCGGCACGCAGCTCCGGCGGGCAGTTCGCCCCCGGACACGAGGTCGACGAGATGGTGTGGCTGCCGGTGGCCGACGCGATGAAGAAACTCGACTACGCGCCGGATCGAAAGGTTCTGCGGCGGTTCGTCAAACAGCCTCCGGACACCAAGACGGTATTGGTGGTACGACACGGCACCGCGGGCAGCAAGTCACGCTATCGTGGCGACGACACCAAGCGGCCGTTGGACAAGAAGGGCCGGGCTCAGGCCGAGGCACTGGTCGGCCAATTGCTGGCGTTCGGCGCGGACCGGGTGTACGCGGCCGATCGGGTGCGATGCCATCAGACGGTCGAACCGCTCGCTGCGGAACTGGGAGTCGACATTCACAACGAGCCCACGCTGACCGAGGAGGCGTACGCCAAGAACGCCAAACGCGGTCGGCAGCGAGTTCTGCAAATCGCCGCGCGGGCCGGAACACCCGTGATCTGCACCCAGGGCAAGGTGATCCCGGACCTAATCGCATGGTGGTGCGAACGCGACGGAGTGCGGCCCGATAAGTCGCGCAACCTCAAAGGCAGCACCTGGGTGCTGTCCCTGTCGGCGGGCCGCTTGATCGCCGCCGACCACATTGGCGGCGCGCTGGCCGCCAACGTGCGCGTCTGA
- the leuC gene encoding 3-isopropylmalate dehydratase large subunit, translated as MASQTHNPVAGRPRTMAEKVWEDHVVVPGGDEAPDLIYIDLHLVHEVTSPQAFDGLRLAGRPVRRTDLTIATEDHNVPTVDIDKPIADPVSRTQVETLRHNCAEFGVRLYPMGDIEQGIVHVVGPQLGLTQPGMTVVCGDSHTSTHGAFGAIAMGIGTSEVEHVLATQTLALRPFKTMAVNVDGDLPAGVTAKDVILALIAKIGTGGGQGHVIEYRGSAIESLSMEGRMTICNMSIEAGARAGMVAPDETTFEFLRGRPHAPTGADWDAALAYWKQLRTDPGAVFDTEVYLDAASLSPFVTWGTNPGQGVPLSAAVPDPELMTDDAQRQAAEKALAYMDLQPGMPMRDIAVDTVFVGSCTNGRIEDLRVVADILRGHKVAEGVRMLVVPGSMRVRAQAEAEGLGEIFSAAGAEWRQAGCSMCLGMNPDQLAPGERCAATSNRNFEGRQGKGGRTHLVSPAVAAATAVRGRLSAPADLN; from the coding sequence ATGGCATCGCAGACGCACAACCCCGTTGCAGGCCGGCCGCGCACGATGGCCGAGAAGGTCTGGGAGGACCACGTTGTGGTGCCTGGCGGCGACGAGGCGCCGGACCTGATCTACATCGATCTGCATCTGGTGCACGAGGTCACCAGCCCCCAGGCGTTCGACGGTCTGCGGCTCGCCGGACGGCCGGTGCGGCGGACCGATCTGACGATCGCCACCGAAGACCACAACGTTCCGACCGTCGACATCGATAAGCCGATCGCCGACCCGGTCTCCCGCACGCAGGTGGAGACGTTGCGGCACAACTGCGCCGAATTCGGTGTCCGGCTTTACCCGATGGGCGACATCGAACAGGGCATCGTGCATGTCGTCGGGCCGCAATTGGGCCTCACCCAACCCGGGATGACGGTCGTGTGTGGTGATTCTCACACCTCCACCCACGGGGCATTCGGCGCAATCGCCATGGGTATCGGCACTTCTGAAGTCGAGCACGTGCTCGCCACTCAGACGCTGGCGCTGCGCCCGTTCAAGACGATGGCGGTCAATGTCGACGGGGATTTACCGGCCGGAGTCACGGCGAAGGACGTCATTCTCGCGCTGATCGCCAAAATCGGGACCGGGGGCGGGCAGGGACATGTCATCGAATACCGGGGCAGCGCCATCGAATCGCTGTCCATGGAAGGCCGGATGACGATCTGCAACATGAGCATCGAGGCCGGCGCGCGGGCCGGCATGGTGGCGCCGGACGAGACCACCTTTGAATTCTTGCGCGGCCGCCCGCATGCGCCCACCGGTGCCGACTGGGACGCGGCGCTGGCTTACTGGAAGCAGCTGCGTACCGATCCCGGAGCGGTTTTCGACACAGAGGTGTACCTCGACGCCGCCTCGCTGAGCCCCTTCGTCACCTGGGGTACCAATCCGGGCCAGGGGGTGCCGTTGAGTGCCGCCGTGCCCGATCCCGAGCTGATGACCGATGACGCGCAGCGTCAGGCCGCCGAGAAAGCCTTGGCGTACATGGACCTTCAGCCCGGGATGCCGATGCGTGATATCGCCGTCGACACCGTCTTCGTCGGGTCTTGCACCAACGGACGGATCGAGGATTTGCGGGTGGTGGCCGATATTCTGCGTGGTCACAAGGTCGCTGAGGGCGTGCGGATGCTCGTGGTTCCGGGCTCGATGCGGGTTCGTGCTCAGGCGGAGGCCGAAGGCCTCGGCGAGATCTTCAGCGCCGCTGGGGCCGAGTGGCGGCAGGCGGGCTGTTCGATGTGCCTGGGGATGAATCCCGATCAGCTTGCCCCGGGTGAGCGCTGCGCCGCGACGTCCAACCGCAATTTCGAAGGGCGGCAGGGCAAGGGCGGTCGTACGCACCTGGTTTCGCCTGCGGTCGCGGCAGCTACCGCGGTGCGCGGCAGGCTTTCCGCGCCGGCGGATTTGAACTAG